The region GAAGCAGCTTTTCCTTCAGGACAGTTTAGGCAGAAAGTCAGTAAATATTTTTGCCAGCAGTAGTAATAGTTTCATCCTTCAGGGAGAAGCTGAGCTTGATAAAAGCTTATAACATTGCTATCAGTAGCAAATTGAAGAATGAACAACTGCCTCGCGAGTTATCAAAGCCGTAAGTAAAACAGCGATTCTCCCAGGCAAACGCCGTGCGAGCGATCTTTTCACGATGATCATCCTTGTATAACTTGTGCTTGGAGGTTTCCAAGCAAAATTCCCATATCCATTTGCTAAGACATCTCGAAAAATACGCTTAACCAATATCAGAGGCTAACTATGTCCCCACACAAAGCTCAAATAAAGAACGATATTAGCAATGTTGTGTCAGGGGAGAAGCGTGAAGCGTTAGCGCAGCAGGACGAAGTCCAGCTATATATGCAAGCTGAATCGCCATCCATACCTACTTCCAAATTGAAGATTGACTCGTCCAACAAGCATTTTAAGGTTGTTGCACCTTCCCTGACCGAGCCGCCCGATCTAGTCTGCTTGTCACATTTGCGCTGGGATTTTGTGTACCAAAGACCGCAACATCTTCTGAGCCGCTGTGCAAAAGAACGGCGTGTATTCTTTATCGAAGAGCCAATTTTTAGCAGCGACTCTTCAGGGCGACTGGATATCGGCAGGCGCGAGAGTGGGGTTTGGGTTGTGGTGCCGCACTTGAAAGAAGGATTGAGTCAGTCAGAAGTAAATACAGCTCTACAAATGCTGCTGGGCGAGTTATTTGCAGAACGCCAGATCGGTCAGTACATATTTTGGTACTACACACCGATGGCTATGGCATTCACGCGCCACTTAAAGCCGTTAGCGATCGTGTACGATTGCATGGACGAGCTGTCCGCATTCAACGGAGCGCCGCCTGCGATGAGGGAATCCGAAGCTGAACTCCTCAAGCGTGCCGACATAGTGTTTACAGGTGGACAAAGCCTTTACGAAGCAAAACGCGATCGCCACCCGAACGTCTACGCATTTCCCAGTAGCATCGAAAAGGCGCACTTTGCACAGGCGAGAAACTTCACAGCAGATCCAGCAGACCAAGCAGATATTCCCCATCCCCGCCTGGGATTCTTTGGCGTGATAGACGAACGGATGGATATCGAACTGCTTGGAGGCATTGCCGCAGCGAGACCCGACTGGCATCTAGTTATCATCGGCCCAGTTGTCAAAATCGATCCAGCAATATTGCCGCGCCCCCAAAATATTCATTATCTTGGGGGCAAATCATATAAAGAGTTGCCTGCATATCTTGCCGGGTGGGATGTAGCGATGCTGCCGTTTGCACGCAACTCCTCAACAAGGTTTATTAGCCCTACCAAAACTCCCGAATACCTCGCCGCAGGTAAGCCAGTTGTGTCTACCTCAATCCGGGATGTTGTTCGCCCCTACGGAGAGAACGGTTTGGTGCGAATTGCAGATACAGTTGCAGACTTTGTTGCAGCAGCTGAGACGGCGCTCAATGAAAATCCTCATCAATCGGGATGGCTCTTAAGCGTTGATACCTTCCTAGCACAAAACTCTTGGGATCGCACTTGGGATCGCATGACGGAACTGATGCAGTCAGCGGTCACTAAGTAATTAGTAATTTCAAGATTGAAAAATTCAAGCTTGAATTTTTCAATCTAAAATTTCAAATTCTCTTCACCTATCAGCAATTAACTAACTATGTTCGATTACCTAATTGTCGGAGCGGGATTCTCTGGAAGCGTCCTTGCAGAGAGACTTGCCACTCAACTTGGCAAAAAAATTCTCATTGTTGATACTCGCAATCACATCGGCGGGAATGCCTACGACCATTATGATGATGCCGGTATTCTCGTGCATAAATACGGCCCGCACATCTTTCACACCAACTCCCGCGAAGTATTCGAGTATCTCTCGAACTTCACCGAGTGGCGACAATACGAGCATCGCGTACTTGCCAGCGTGGATGGTCAGCTACTGCCAATTCCGATTAACCTCGATACTGTCAATAAGCTTTACGGGCTCAATCTTAACTCATTCGAGTTGACCAAGTTTTTCGAGTCGGTAGCTGAACCAAAAGAATATATCCGCACCTCAGAAGATGTAGTTGTCAGCAAAGTGGGTCGGGAACTCTACGAGAAGTTTTTCCGCAACTACACTCGCAAGCAATGGGGTATGGACCCCTCTGAACTGGACAAGTCTGTGATCGCCCGCGTGCCAACCCGGACGAACCGGGACGATCGATATTTCACGGACTCGTATCAGGCAATGCCGCTACACGGCTATACCCGAATGTTCGAGAAGATGTTGTCTCATCCGAACATCAAGGTGATGCTCAACACCGATTACCGGGAGATTCAGGATGTGATTCCGTATCGGGAAATGGTGTATACAGGGCCAGTTGATGCCTTCTTCGATTACCGCTTCGGGAAGTTACCTTATCGATCGCTGGAATTTAAGCACGAAACGCACAATACACCGACGTATCAACCAGCGCCAGTGGTGAACTATCCTAACGAACATCCATACACCCGCGTTACGGAGTTCAAGTATCTGACGGGACAGTCACACGGGAAAACTAGCATTGTCTACGAGTTGCCGCGTGCTGAGGGAGACCCTTACTACCCTGTACCGCGCCCAGAAAATGCCGAAATCTACAAGAAATACAAGGCGTTGGCTGAAGCAACTCCCCATGTGCATTTCGTGGGACGGTTGGCGACGTACAAGTATTACAATATGGATCAGGTTGTGGCTCAGGCTCTCACAATGTACTCTAACCTAATCGCACGTAGCACTTTGGAGCAGCATATCGAGAACGGTCATGCTCTGACCGTTTAGAACGCTGGTTCGGCAATAAATAAGGGAAAACAAAAAGGTATTGCTCCTTTGTGTTTTCCTTTTTGCATTAAAACATTCTTGCATAAAAAGGACATTCAGGGAGTAATAAACTGATGTATATTTTTAAGCAAACACGCTTATCGCACCCGACGCGATCGCCCATTAACGAATCCTCGACAAAAGCCATAGAGCCAATCAAGCCTCTACTGCCCGATCGAAAAACCATAGACAGCAGTAGAGTAATCCACCATAAAGCAGCAATAGAGATGCAGTATACCGATCCTGAAATATCCTCTTATTCTCAAGCTAATGCTAGCGACATGGCTGTTTTAAATCGCTCAAATCGCGGTCGTATTGCTATTTTTATAGATGGCTCGAATTTATTTTATGCAGCTTTAGAACTAGGCATTGAAATTGACTACCTCAAACTTCTTTGCTATTTAACTAATGGTTCTCCGCTGTTGCGCTGTTTATTTTACACCGGAGTAGATCCGACGAATGAAAAGCAGCAGGGTTTTTTGCACTGGATGCGTCGTCACGGCTACCGCGTGATTAGTAGAGATATAATCCAGCTTCCAGACGGCTCTAAAAAAGGTAATCTGGACGTGGAAATTGCTGTAGATATGGTAACTTTGGCCGAATACTACGATACTGCCATCTTAGTCAGCGGTGATGGAGATCTAGCCTATGCCGTTAATGCAGTTAGTTACCGAGGCGCGCGGGTTGAAGTCCTTGGTCTGCGGTCTATGACTAGCGAAATCTTGCTGAATGTTGCTGACAGTTACATTGATTTGGATGCCATTAAAGAAGATGTGCGAAAGACTCCGGCAACAGGCTATTATTACCGATCTTTCTCTGGCATTCAGGTAGAAGAACAAATAAGCGATGGTAATCTGCCAAATAGTTTTGACTGAGTTATGATATCAAATTTAATAGTGCGCCAAAAGATGACCAAAAATGTTTATAAAATTAGGAATTTAACAATCTACAAGTTTTCCTCATTTACCTGAGACTGCGTTGACATTGCTACGGTATCTCCTGGCTGGGATGGCCATCGGACACTCAAAATAGTAGAATCTTCCTCAGCCAACCAACAATGAGACACACCAGGAGACCAGAGAACATAATCTCCTTCGCGGGATAGTACAACTTCTCGATCGGGAAACTGAACGCGGAATCGTCCTTTAATAAGAATGGAAAGTGTGGTTGCTTGGGCGTTCATTCCCCACTGAGATCTACCCTCTCCGGCTGGGTGAACTCCCCATTTCACTTCTAGATCTGAGGTTGAACGGGGATCGTCGGTCGGAGTTACAAAATGACCGATGAACCAACCCCAGCGACTCGCACCTTCAATATCGGCGTTTCCAAAGACAATTTTAGCTTGCATTTACTAATTCAACTATCGAAAGGCTAGTTCATTTCTACCAAAAGAATAGGTTTAATGCTAACTGAGTTTGTGTTCCTGAATACAAAATAATCTTAAAAGCAGTTTAGGATTTATATTTTCTGAATAGCATTGTCAAATTAATGTTTATAGAATACTACTTTTGTATGCAGACCCATGCCTACAGATAGAGGAATGGATATAACAGGAATGATAGATTTTAAAAGAAGGGCTACTCAACGTAAATTAGCCGAAATCGAAAAACTATTACTACTTATTGAGGTTTGGGATATGAGTCAGGTTGTTAAAGTTGTCCAGTATCCTGATGTTTTGGACAGCAATATGGCTACTCAGTTTCATCAAGAAATCGAGGATGTTGTCAAGGCTGGTGCCAATATTGTTTTGCTGGATTTGAAGAATCTAACATCTATTACCAGTTCTGGATTAATGGTTTTAGTGGAAGCATTCAAATTGATTCGATCCGCTGGCTGTAACTTGTTCATCTGCTCTTTGAACGAGCAGGTCAGAATATTATTTGAACTTACCGGCTTGGATCTGGTCTTTCAAGTTTTTGCTAGTCTGGATGAATTTAATAGCAGAATGCTGCTAAAAAAATAGGTCTCTGGTCAATTTTAGGATTTAGCCAGCCGACCAAATGTATAGCAAAGTGATAAAGGCTTAGTGCTTCGGCTTTAGTAAAAACACAGTCCCCGTCTTGCTTTGAGCGTTTAATACTGTCCTAACCGATGTGACTGTGGCTATAAAAGCCAAAAACCTGAAATAGTAATAACTTTTCTAAGCTCTAAGCTGTATCTGTATAGCAGCTTGGAGCTTACTTGTTTTGAGGTCAAGCCATCTAAACGATCGCTAAAACCACATTGTAGCGGTTCTTATATGAGTCCAAGGCTGCTTCTGGGGACTGCGAGAAAGCGAGGAAAGGGGGAACTATATTTGCTCAAAACGAAACTGCTATAGCAAAGTGCTTCGGCTTTAGTACAAACACAGTCGCTTCCTTGCTTTAAGCGATCGATACTGTCCTAACCTATGTGACTGTGGCTATATTAAGAAAAAAACTAGCTTAAAAACGGACTCATCACTAAGAATTACGATTCTGTAAGGCTTAAAATTTTTTTCAAATAATTTACCAAAAATAGTTACAGCTCGGATACCAATGGGTAAGATAGAGATATAACCTATGGTAGATGTCTCTTATGAACACTTTTGGTAAGTGGCTTGAAGATTGTTATGTGAAAAATCCCACCGATCGCAACAACGGCGCTGTTGTTTCCCAGCCTGAAACAGCTTATCCGCGTCCGCAGTTAGAGCGGGCCAACTGGATTTGCCTAAACGGCCTTTGGAGCTTTACTTTTGACGATCGGGGAAGATTTACAAAACCCACTGATATTCCTAACTGGACTCATACAATTGAAGTTCCCTTCGCTCCGGAATCTGCCAAGAGCGGTATAGGCGACAGGGGTTTTCACCCGAACTGCTGGTACGAACGCGAATTTGAGGTAGACAAAGGTGAAGGTCGGGTGCTACTGCACTTCGGGGCTGTAGACTATCACGCCCGCGTGTGGGTCAACGGTCAATTTATGGCGGAACATGAAGGCGGATACACCCCTTTCAGCATCGATATTACACCTGTATTGAATGAAAATGGGCCGCAGAAAGTCACAGTCTGGGCGCAGGACGACCCGCACGATTTAGCCAAGCCCCGTGGAAAGCAGGATTGGCAGCTCGAACCGCACAGTATTTGGTATCCGCGTACCAGCGGTATCTGGCAGACGGTTTGGGCTGAGGTTGTTCCCAGCACTTATATTGATCGTATACGCTGGACGCCGCATTTCGATCGCTGGGAAATTGGCTTTGAAGCTTTTGTTGCGGGCGCACTGGACGATGGTATCCAAATAAAAGTCAAACTGACAGTTGGCTGCCAACTGCTGGTGAACGATACCTACGAAGTGATCAACGGCGAGATCCACCGACGCATCGCACTTTCTGACCCTGGTATCGACGACTACCGTAACGAGTTGTTGTGGAGTCCCGAAAAACCAACTTTAATAGATGTAAAGGTGCAACTGTGGCATAATGACACTCTACTTGATGAAGTAAAGTCTTATACAGCAATGCGGACGGTGAGTATACAGCGCGATCGCTTCATGCTCAACGGGCATCCCTACTATCTGCGCCTAGTTCTAGACCAAGGCTACTGGCCCGACACGCTGACTACCGCGCCCTCAGATGAGGCACTGCGGCAGGATGTCGAGCTAGTCAAAGCAATGGGCTTCAACGGTGTCCGCAAGCACCAAAAAATTGAAGATCCTCGCTTCTTGTACTGGGCGGATGTACTCGGTCTGATGGTCTGGGAAGAAATGCCCAGCGCCTATCGATTCACTCCCAAAGCCGTAGAAAGGATCACCAAAGAATGGACTGAGGTAATCCAGCGGGATTCCAGCCACCCGTGCATCGTGGTGTGGGTGCCCTTCAACGAATCTTGGGGAGTTCCCGACCTGACGGCGACGGCGGCTCACCGTAACTATGTCCAAGCACTCTACCACTTGACCAAAACCCTAGACCCGACTCGTCCGGTGATTGGCAACGACGGCTGGGAGAGTACGGCAACTGACATCATTGGTATCCACGACTACGGAGTTCACGATCGCAACAAGGCCAAGAGCTTAGCAAAGCGCTACGGGCCTCAAGTTAACATAACGGAACTCTTCGATCGCCGCCGTCCGGGAGGTCGCGTCCTGACGCTGGATGGTTATCCTCATAGCGGACAGCCAGTAATGCTCACCGAGTTTGGTGGGATAGCCTATGCCGCAAGGGAAACCCCCAATGCTGACAAAATCTGGGGATACGCGCAATTTTCAAATGTCTCGGAGTTGCAAAAGAACTATACCGCCTTGCTAAATGGGGTCAACAAGGTGGAAATGTTCAGCGGCTTTTGCTACACGCAGCTAACGGATACCTTCCAGGAAGCTAACGGTCTATTGTATGCCGATCGCACGCCGAAGTTTTCTATTGAGGCGATTAAAGCAGCAACTCTTGGCTGGACTACCGAAGAGGAAGATGCACTACCAGAAGCCCATGAAGCAAAATGGTCAGAAGTTGACCTTTTGAAAGCTAATGGGAATGGGAATGGGTAATGGGAAAAGTTAAGGGGAAAGGGGTATTTTCCCTTAACTTTTCCCCCTCCCTTCTTCCCCACCACCTACTGCCTACTACCCCTGACCGATTACCAATTACCAATTACCAATTACCGATGAGCATCTTTGAGAGTTTTTTTATCGGTGGCTTTGAATGTTCCACCCATCGCTTGCCATCCGGAAAACGTCTAGACGTAGTTGCAGCCACCGGACACGATAAGTTTCTTGCCGCCGACTACAAACGTTTACAAGAGCAAGGTATATTAACTGTTCGCGAAGGCATTCGCTGGCACCTGATCGAGCCGACACCTGGCAAGTACGACTTTTCCAGCGTGCTGCCCACGATCCGCACAGCGCGGGACATGGGTATGCAGGTAATCTGGGATCTCTTCCACTACGGATGGCCTGATGATATTGATATCTTCAGTCCAGCTTTTATCGAACGTTTTGAACGTATGGTGCTTGCCTTTATGGAAGTGCTAAGTAGCGAAACTGACACAGTACCTTTTATTTGCCCTGTCAACGAGATTTCATTCGTTTCTTGGGCGGGTGGCGATGCAGCTTATATCAATCCGTTTTGCAAAAAACGGGGGGATGAACTAAAAGCACAATTGGTGCGATCGGCGATCGCAGCCATAGAAGCAGTCTGGCATATTAATCCTAGTGCCAGAATTGTCCATATTGACCCGGCAATCAATATTATTGCCGATCCCAAAAAATTGAAAGATCGTATTCTTGCGGAGGACTACCGCTTATCCCAGTACCAAGGATGGGATATGCTGGCTGGGCGTCAACGACACGAACTGGGCGGTAAGGAAAAATATCTGGATATTATTGGGGTAAATTATTACGATCGCAACCAGTGGATTCACAATCAAGACCCCATGAAGCTGGACGACCCCCTGTATACCCCCTTCAGGTATATGTTACAGGAGGTTTACGAACGTTACGAACGCCCTCTGTTTATAGCTGAAACGGGGACTGAGGATAATTTTCGTCCTACATGGTTTAACTATGTATGCAGTGAGGTAGTCGCCGCCATTCAGATGGGTATTCCCATTGATGGCCTGTGCTTGTATCCAATTGTTAACCATCCGGGTTGGGATGACGATCGCCACTGCCACAACGGCCTTTGGGATTATCCTAACGAGGTAGGCGATCGCGAAATCTACCAACCTTTAGCACGAGAGTTGCAATACCAAAGACAGCAAATTGAGCCAATGCTGAGCAAGAGTTAGGACAAACCCTTAAAAAACTTGATGGATGCAGTTATCATGACGGAGTTCATAGTTGTTTTGGAAGATTACGAAGGGCGTATAGCACCAATGCGCGATCGCCTCAACGAGTCTTTCTCAAAATGGTCGCACGTATTCTTCGACAATGCCCCGGATATGATAGAGTGGCTCTCAAACCACTTGCACGACTGCATCCTCATCAGTCTCGATCACGATCTAGGCCCCAACAGAAAACATAATGGGGAAGTATTTGACCCTGGAATTGGTCGTGATGTAGTAGATTATTTAGCATCAAAACCTGCACAATGCCCTGTAATTATTCACTCTTCCAACAATATTGCTGCCATTGGGATGGAAATGGCTCTCAGTTACGGCCATTGGACAGCTGAAAGAGTGATTCCCTTCCCTAACTTGGAATGGATTGACAGCGATTGGGCTGTTGCGATCGCCAGATTATTGAAAACCAAAAATATAGAAAATCTGAATGAACCGGATATTTTAAATTTGATGGGTACAGCGATCGCTGACAAAATTCGTGGTATTATTTACGGTCAAGCAATTGGCGATGCTTTGGGTTTAGGGACAGAAGGTTTATCAAAATCCCAAGTTGCAGAATATTATCCAAATGGATTAAGGCGGTATAGTGAAATTGTGCGCGATCGGTATCGTTCGGCGTGGGTAGTAGGCGATTGGACAGATGATACCGATCAAATGTTGTGTATTCTAGATAGTCTTGTAGAAAAACAGCAAGTCGATGTCTTAGATATCGGACTGCGTTTTTATAAATGGGCATCCGCCGCTAATCCCGGCATTGGGAGAACAACTTACGAAGTGCTTTTTTCCCGCCATTTTTTCCAACCTGATGTTTATCGAAACTATTATATAGCAGCCCAAAAATTCTGGGAAGATTCCGAGCAACAAGCAGCTGCCAATGGTGGCGTAATGAGAACATCTGTATTAGGAATTTGGGAATATCCTTTTCCCGAAAAAGTGAAACAAAATGCAGAGCAAGTTTGCCAAATAACTCACTATGACCCCCGCTGCGTTGGCTCATCTGTTGCGGTTAGTTTAGCAATTAGTTACCTATTGCGCGGTCATCTTAATATTGAAGATATGATTCAAGAAATAGCACTAGAAGTAGCACCCTATTCTCCTTTAATTCAGGAGTATTTTGACAAAGCAGCAACAGAATCATTGGATGCACTTTCACTAGGGGAAGCAAACAAAATGGGGTATACTCTCAAAACAATGGCAGCAGGATTTTGGGCGCTGACTCACGCCGCTTCTTATGAAGATGGGGTGCTGCAAATTATCCATGAAGGCGGAGACGCAGACACCAATGCAGCCGTTGCTGGTGCGTTATTAGGAGCAAGGTTTGGATATTCTAGCATTCCGCAACAGTGGTTAGAGGAGTTGGCATATAAGCAACAACTGGATAGAAAAGTAGAGCAACTAATTCCTCTAGTTCAACAGTGGGAAACTACAGACTGCTAATAGCTAATGGTAGGGTAGGTTGGGTTGAGGTAATGAAACCCAACCTACTATGTCTAACTATGGACAAAAAGCGGCAAATTATAAAGGAAGTGATTAAACTGGCATGATATTACTGGCTTTTCTGCCTCCATAGTTTCATCAGGCATGATAGTTTTATCCAGCTTTGCACCAGTAAGATTGGTATTATGAAGGGTTGCCCCGCGCAAGTCAGCCCCCGTTAAATTGGCACCGCTCAAATTTGCCCAACTTAGATCTGCACCAGTCAAGTTAGCTTGAGTTAAATTAGCTTCTCCTAGCCTCGCCCCCCATAGTTTTGCTCCACTCAGATTGGCGGCGAAAAGATTTGCTCCAATCAGCGATGCTTCAATCAATTTCGCTTCGGTTAAGTCAGCTTCGCTCAAATCTGCTTCGCATAGAGACGCTGCCCATAGGTTAGCTTTATATAGTTTAGCCTTCCACAAGGAAGCCGAACAGAAATTAGCTTGCATCAAATCAGCTTCATTCAGCTTTGCTTTAAATAGATTTGCCTCCCGAAAGTCTGTTTCGCGGGCATAAGATAGAGATAAATTGGCATAACTTAAGTCGGCGTAATTGAGTATGGTTCCATTAAGATAGGCTTGGGAAAAATTTACTTGAATAAGTATGCTTCCACTAAAATTGGCTTCTTGAAAATTAAAGCCACTAAAGTCGGCGTTATTTAAGTTGGTGCTACTCAAGTTAATACGGTTGAAAGATTTCTCAGATGTGATATTATTCAGTAAAGCTGTTTTATCCATTGTTGTTTACCGTCAAGTTTTTTAAAGTGTGTAAGTTGAACTTACATCATAAAAGTGTAGAACTTGTGAAGTTCAGGGAATCTGTGGAACAGATGCACCTTCCGCCCACGCTACGTATACGCATCTGCGACTCTAGGTAGGGGCAAGCGAGAAAGCTGGGCAGCTATACTTTCAAGAGTTAAAGCCGGACGATCGCTAAACGAAGATGTACAGCCAGATACTATTAAAACCCGATGGTCGCCAACTCACCTTATATAGCAGGTATCCTATCGAACAGGGAATTATAGCGCCCAGCCCCAGCAATGAGCCAATTCAAGCAAATCCACACCTGCGTTGGCATCCCTTACGGGGAGAATGGGTTGCATACGCCAGTCATCGTCAAGGGCGCACCTTCATGCCGCCGCCCGAATATAACCCCCTGGCACCTACCAAAGATCCTGAATTTCCCACCGAACTCCCCCAAGGACGATACGATGCGGCAGTTTTTGATAACCGCTTTCCCTCAATGAAGGTGACTGCACACAATCCGCCTGCTAGCGTTGTGGAAACTATCCCGGCAAACGGTGCCTGCGAAGTGGTAGTGTTTACTCAAGATCCGCAAGCTTCTCTGGGTTCGCTGCCACTGGATCATCTGGAATTGGTATTGCAAGTTTGGGCTGACAGAACCCGCATACTGGGAGAAATTCCCCAAATTCAGTATGTATTGCCCTTTGAGAATAAAGGTGTGGAAATGGGAGTAACTTTGCTGCATCCCCACGGGCAAATTTATGCATATCCCTTTGTGCCATCGGTTCCGGCAAAGATGTTGGAGATGCAGCAGAGGTATTATCAGGAACATCGGCGGGGATTGTTAGAAGATTTGATTCAAAAGGAGATTGTAGATAAGCAGCGAATTATTTATTTAGATGAAGATGCAGTTGCTTTCGTCCCCGCCTGCGCCCGTTACCCTTACGAAGTTTGGGTTGCCCCGATACAACCCGTCGCTACTTTTGTAGATCTTAGCGAAAAGCAGCGTCTAGCAGTTGCCAAAGCTTTAAAAACTGTTCTTCTCAAGTATGATGGTTTGTGGAATCGCCCTTTTCCTTATTTAATGGCTTGGTTCCAAGCACCTACAGATGGCAATCCCCATCCAGAAGCACACCTGCACGCAGAATTTTATCCACCTTATCGGACAAAAGATCGTTTGAAATATCTGGCGGGAACTGAATTGGCAGCAGGAATGTTTGCTAATGATGCGCTTCCAGAAGAAAAGGCGAAGGAATTGCAGGCGGTAGTCGTAAATATAGTTTCAATTCCCGATCGGGATTTAAGGTTAGATCCCGCTGCTGAAGATTGAATATTAACCATAGATGAGTTGCTTTTGTCAAATCTAAACGGCGGTGCCTTCATGAATGCTGTAAACGAAGAAGTATCCTCCAAGCTGGAGTTAATCCGCAACTCGGTGAGTAAGATTGGGGCGATGGGTGTCCGTTTCAAGGGAACAGATTGGTTTGCTTGGGCGACTGCTGGTGGTTCAAATACGGTGTTGCTGACAGCTGAAACGGGTGTGGCGGAAGTGTTGGTAACTGCTGAGGATGCGTGGGTTTTGACTGATGAAATTGAAGCCCAACGTTTAAAAGATGAGGAACTTCCGGCAAATTTCAAGTTGCACATCCATCCTTGGGCAGATGTTGCTGCCCGCGAATCTTTTGTGCGGGAAGTAACGGAGGGGGGAAAGGTTTTAAGCGATCGCACTACTAACCAAGAAGGTTCGTTGCCTTTATCGCTTTTTAAGCACAAACGAGTAATGATGCCAAGGGAATTGGAGCGATATCGCCGCGTGGGGCGTTTAGCCAGCGAAGCTATGACAGAAGTGCTTTCAAAAGCCAAGCCTACATGGACAGAATACCAGTTGGCAGGTATGGGCGCAAAGGCGTTGTGGGCGAGGGGGTTGCATCCGGCGCTGACTTTGGTAGCTGGCGAGAGGCGTTTGCCACTTTATCGTCATGCTACACCCAGCAAGGAGCCGATCGGAGGGGAAGCGATGATGGTGTTTTGCGCTAGGGGATATGGTTTGTATGCAAATCTTACCCGATTTGTTTCTTTTGGTGGGATGAAACCGGAACACTCAAAATTGCACGCTTATCTCCGCGAAATTGAAGCGGAAGCGCTGAATTTGTGCCAACCTGGAACGTCTCTTAATACTATATACGATGCGTTCAAACAAGCTTATCAAAAATACGCATATCCGAATGCAATTCACGAACATCATCAGGGGGGAACTACCGGATATCTAGCGCGAGAAATTGTGGCAACTCCTTCTACTAGCGATACTCTGGCAGAAAATATGGCTGTGGCGTGGAATCCCAGTTTACCTGGTGCCAAGATTGAAGATACTTTTGTGATTTTTAAGGATGGAGAGTTAGAAAATCTGACTTTAGATCCAAAATGGCCTAATGTTGAGGTTGAAGGAAG is a window of Argonema galeatum A003/A1 DNA encoding:
- a CDS encoding ADP-ribosylglycohydrolase family protein; its protein translation is MDAVIMTEFIVVLEDYEGRIAPMRDRLNESFSKWSHVFFDNAPDMIEWLSNHLHDCILISLDHDLGPNRKHNGEVFDPGIGRDVVDYLASKPAQCPVIIHSSNNIAAIGMEMALSYGHWTAERVIPFPNLEWIDSDWAVAIARLLKTKNIENLNEPDILNLMGTAIADKIRGIIYGQAIGDALGLGTEGLSKSQVAEYYPNGLRRYSEIVRDRYRSAWVVGDWTDDTDQMLCILDSLVEKQQVDVLDIGLRFYKWASAANPGIGRTTYEVLFSRHFFQPDVYRNYYIAAQKFWEDSEQQAAANGGVMRTSVLGIWEYPFPEKVKQNAEQVCQITHYDPRCVGSSVAVSLAISYLLRGHLNIEDMIQEIALEVAPYSPLIQEYFDKAATESLDALSLGEANKMGYTLKTMAAGFWALTHAASYEDGVLQIIHEGGDADTNAAVAGALLGARFGYSSIPQQWLEELAYKQQLDRKVEQLIPLVQQWETTDC
- a CDS encoding M24 family metallopeptidase; this encodes MSNLNGGAFMNAVNEEVSSKLELIRNSVSKIGAMGVRFKGTDWFAWATAGGSNTVLLTAETGVAEVLVTAEDAWVLTDEIEAQRLKDEELPANFKLHIHPWADVAARESFVREVTEGGKVLSDRTTNQEGSLPLSLFKHKRVMMPRELERYRRVGRLASEAMTEVLSKAKPTWTEYQLAGMGAKALWARGLHPALTLVAGERRLPLYRHATPSKEPIGGEAMMVFCARGYGLYANLTRFVSFGGMKPEHSKLHAYLREIEAEALNLCQPGTSLNTIYDAFKQAYQKYAYPNAIHEHHQGGTTGYLAREIVATPSTSDTLAENMAVAWNPSLPGAKIEDTFVIFKDGELENLTLDPKWPNVEVEGRLRPLPLEVG
- a CDS encoding pentapeptide repeat-containing protein, whose translation is MDKTALLNNITSEKSFNRINLSSTNLNNADFSGFNFQEANFSGSILIQVNFSQAYLNGTILNYADLSYANLSLSYARETDFREANLFKAKLNEADLMQANFCSASLWKAKLYKANLWAASLCEADLSEADLTEAKLIEASLIGANLFAANLSGAKLWGARLGEANLTQANLTGADLSWANLSGANLTGADLRGATLHNTNLTGAKLDKTIMPDETMEAEKPVISCQFNHFLYNLPLFVHS
- the galT gene encoding galactose-1-phosphate uridylyltransferase, which encodes MYSQILLKPDGRQLTLYSRYPIEQGIIAPSPSNEPIQANPHLRWHPLRGEWVAYASHRQGRTFMPPPEYNPLAPTKDPEFPTELPQGRYDAAVFDNRFPSMKVTAHNPPASVVETIPANGACEVVVFTQDPQASLGSLPLDHLELVLQVWADRTRILGEIPQIQYVLPFENKGVEMGVTLLHPHGQIYAYPFVPSVPAKMLEMQQRYYQEHRRGLLEDLIQKEIVDKQRIIYLDEDAVAFVPACARYPYEVWVAPIQPVATFVDLSEKQRLAVAKALKTVLLKYDGLWNRPFPYLMAWFQAPTDGNPHPEAHLHAEFYPPYRTKDRLKYLAGTELAAGMFANDALPEEKAKELQAVVVNIVSIPDRDLRLDPAAED